The window TTCCATGTTGTCCCCATATCAAGAAGATTAACAAAGAAGTCATTGCTCAGTGCTTCCGGTTTATCCGTAAACACACCGTATTTGGTTTGCCCGAAGTTAGTGTTAAGCACACGCATTCCAGCAACCAGAACCGTCATCTCAGGAGCAGTAAGTGTGAGCAGCTGAGCGCGGTCAATTAATAGTTCCTCAGCAGAAACCGTGTACTTGGTTTTAAGATAGTTACGGAACCCGTCCGCGATGGGCTCAAGCACTGCAAATGATTTTTCATCGGTTTGCTCCTGTGTTGCATCCATTCTGCCGGGTTTAAACTCTACTGTTATATCTTGGCCTGCGTTCTTAGCAGCTTTTTCAATAGCAGTGCATCCTCCAAGTACAATTAAGTCTGCAAGCGATACCTTTTTGCCGCCTTTTTGTGCCTTGTTAAAATCCATTTGTATTGTTTCAAGAGCTTTAAGTATTTTTTTTAATTTATCAGGCTGATTTACTGCCCAGTCTTTCTGAGGTGCAAGGCGTATTCTAGCACCGTTAGCTCCGCCGCGTTTGTCTGACCCGCGGAAAGTTGAAGCTGATGCCCATGCCGTTGATACCAGTTCAGAAATAGAAAGTCCTGAAGCAAGAACTTTAACTTTGAGAGCTGCTGCATCTTGAGCATTAATTAATTCGTGATCAACTGCCGGAATCGGATCCTGCCAAATTAATTGTTCCTTTGGAACTTCAGGGCCAAGATACCGTGCAATCGGGCCCATATCGCGGTGAGTCAATTTAAACCAGGCGCGTGCAAATGCATCAGCAAAAGCCTTAGGGTCTTTATGAAAACGGCGCGCTATAGGTTCGTATATAGGGTCAAATCTAAGCGACAAATCTGCTGTAGTCATCATAGGCCGTGCTTTCTTTGCAGGGTTGTGAGCATCAGGTATCATGTCGCTATCCTTAACATTTTTAGCAAGCCATTGCTGTGCCCCTGATGCGCTTTTTACCAGCTCCCACTCGTAACCAAAAAGCATATCAAAATATCCCATATCCCATTTTGTGGGGTTTGGTTTCCAGGCACCTTCAATTCCGCTTGAAGTTGTGTGCTCACCCTTTCCTGTGCCGAACTTATTGAACCAGCCCAAGCCTTGCTGTTCTATAGGCGCTGCTTCAGGTTCCGGGCCAACAAGTTTAGGATCTCCGGCACCGTGCGCTTTGCCGAAAGAGTGCCCGCCTGCAACAAGTGCAACAGTTTCTTCATCATTCATTCCCATACGTGCAAATGTTACGCGCACATCTTTTCCGGAAGCTACGGGGTCAGGATTACCGTTTGGGCCTTCGGGGTTAACATAGATAAGCCCCATCTGCACAGCTGCTAATGGATTTTCAAGTTCATGCTCTCCACTATAACGTTTGTCGCCCTTCCATTCATCTTCCTTACCCCAATAGATGTCCTCTTCAGGTTCATAAATATCTACACGGCCGCCACCAAACCCGAATGTTTTAAAACCCATGGACTCCAGCGCGACATTGCCGGTTAAAATCATCAGGTCAGCCCAGGATATTTTCTTTCCGTATTTTTGCTTAATTGGCCAAAGCAAACGGCGCGCCTTATCCAGATTAACATTATCAGGCCAGCTGTTAAGCGGAGCGAGTCTCTGGTTTCCTGTGCCTCCTCCGCCGCGGCCGTCAGATGTGCGGTATGTGCCAGCGCTGTGCCAGGCCATGCGGATAAACAAGCCGCCATAATGCCCCCAATCTGCAGGCCACCAGTCCTGCGAATCTGTCATTAATTTTTTTAAATCATTTTTCAGTGCTGCTAAATCAAGTTTCTTGAATTCTTCGGCATAGTTGAAGTCAGAACCCATAGGATTAGAAGCCTGCTGGTGCTGATGAAGTAAATTAAGGTTCAATTGATTTGGCCACCAGTCACGATTTGTTGTACCGCGACCGCTGGGAGTTTTGCTTACTGCACCCGTTACCGGGCACTTTCTTTCTTTTTCCATTTTACCCCTCCTGTTTTCTTATTTGCTGCATTTTTTGCAATAACCTTCCAACACGACTTTTTTACTGATTACTTTAAATTGTTTTTCTATTCCCGCAGGTTCTTTGAGGTTATCATACGCTGTATTTTGAAAATCCATTATTTTGCCGCATTTTAAGCAGCGCATATGATGATGATTATTTATATCAGGG of the Candidatus Liberimonas magnetica genome contains:
- the katG gene encoding catalase/peroxidase HPI, which encodes MEKERKCPVTGAVSKTPSGRGTTNRDWWPNQLNLNLLHQHQQASNPMGSDFNYAEEFKKLDLAALKNDLKKLMTDSQDWWPADWGHYGGLFIRMAWHSAGTYRTSDGRGGGGTGNQRLAPLNSWPDNVNLDKARRLLWPIKQKYGKKISWADLMILTGNVALESMGFKTFGFGGGRVDIYEPEEDIYWGKEDEWKGDKRYSGEHELENPLAAVQMGLIYVNPEGPNGNPDPVASGKDVRVTFARMGMNDEETVALVAGGHSFGKAHGAGDPKLVGPEPEAAPIEQQGLGWFNKFGTGKGEHTTSSGIEGAWKPNPTKWDMGYFDMLFGYEWELVKSASGAQQWLAKNVKDSDMIPDAHNPAKKARPMMTTADLSLRFDPIYEPIARRFHKDPKAFADAFARAWFKLTHRDMGPIARYLGPEVPKEQLIWQDPIPAVDHELINAQDAAALKVKVLASGLSISELVSTAWASASTFRGSDKRGGANGARIRLAPQKDWAVNQPDKLKKILKALETIQMDFNKAQKGGKKVSLADLIVLGGCTAIEKAAKNAGQDITVEFKPGRMDATQEQTDEKSFAVLEPIADGFRNYLKTKYTVSAEELLIDRAQLLTLTAPEMTVLVAGMRVLNTNFGQTKYGVFTDKPEALSNDFFVNLLDMGTTWKESSKEKDLFEGSDRKTGKLKWTGTRVDLIFGSNSQLRAIAEVYACADSKEKFVRDFVAAWNKVMNADRF